In Arthrobacter citreus, a single genomic region encodes these proteins:
- a CDS encoding trimeric intracellular cation channel family protein — protein sequence MILIEVFVYAGIIAASISGTLVGIQKKLDLFGVVFLAACTALGGGLIRDIILGQTVPNAFAKPQYFIVSAVVSIVTWLFYQHTKQFQTTLILTDAIGLGVFTAVGSYSAIDHGLKGSFLIISMGLITGIGGGIMRDVFAREIPFVFQKEIYAIAAIIGSVTILFTHGEFTKLQSLYICFLITTAIRIIAVRYKVNFPIRKVNDKSFIA from the coding sequence ATGATTTTGATTGAGGTTTTTGTTTATGCAGGAATTATCGCTGCGAGCATTTCAGGTACTTTGGTTGGTATTCAAAAGAAGTTAGACTTATTTGGTGTTGTTTTTTTAGCTGCATGTACAGCATTGGGCGGTGGATTAATTCGTGATATTATTTTAGGTCAAACTGTACCGAATGCTTTTGCAAAACCTCAATACTTTATCGTAAGTGCAGTTGTTTCAATTGTAACATGGTTATTTTATCAACATACAAAGCAATTCCAAACAACTTTAATTCTTACTGATGCAATCGGTCTTGGTGTTTTTACTGCTGTAGGTTCATACTCAGCTATTGATCATGGGTTAAAAGGTTCTTTTTTAATTATTTCAATGGGATTAATCACTGGAATCGGTGGTGGAATTATGCGTGATGTATTCGCTAGAGAAATTCCATTTGTATTCCAAAAAGAAATTTATGCAATTGCAGCCATTATTGGTTCTGTGACAATTTTATTTACACATGGCGAATTTACGAAGCTTCAATCTTTATATATTTGTTTTCTAATTACAACAGCTATTAGAATTATTGCTGTAAGATACAAAGTTAA